One window from the genome of Pedobacter schmidteae encodes:
- a CDS encoding type IX secretion system membrane protein PorP/SprF, which produces MKRIIQLLCIAGLISSAKAQQDSQFTQYLFNGLHINPAYAGYKNDIYVQSFYRSQWAGVSGAPKSFSIAADGAFNDGNVGLGLLVASDQLGAQSYLTAYANYAYRIRMNDEDAQLAFGIAAGMVQLGLDGNKLQGYKPGDELIPVGSQTNTLPDARFGVYYANNNFFAGFSATNMLARYMAKKNTENRLVPVPQPHFYLTAGAMFTLNDDMRFKPVVLLRDDTKGPSSIDLNAFVLLKESLWIGGFYRSSFDLYKKDYQQNGLSKQNAIGAILEIFASPNLRIGYSYDYALNKLRDYNYGSHEISAGFYINRRNSTSDRQVRCYKF; this is translated from the coding sequence ATGAAAAGAATTATACAATTGCTATGCATTGCAGGTTTAATATCCAGTGCCAAAGCGCAACAGGATAGCCAGTTTACCCAATACCTGTTCAATGGCCTGCATATCAATCCGGCTTATGCAGGGTATAAAAATGACATTTACGTACAATCCTTTTACCGTTCGCAATGGGCCGGGGTTAGTGGTGCTCCAAAAAGCTTTTCGATTGCCGCTGATGGTGCTTTTAACGATGGCAATGTAGGACTCGGATTACTTGTTGCCAGCGACCAGCTGGGTGCGCAAAGTTACCTTACCGCCTACGCCAACTATGCGTACCGCATCAGGATGAATGATGAAGATGCACAGCTTGCCTTTGGCATAGCGGCTGGTATGGTGCAACTGGGACTTGATGGCAATAAACTACAAGGCTATAAACCCGGTGACGAACTGATCCCCGTAGGATCGCAAACCAATACCCTACCCGATGCCCGCTTTGGCGTTTATTATGCCAACAACAACTTTTTCGCCGGTTTCTCGGCCACCAATATGCTGGCCCGCTATATGGCCAAAAAGAATACCGAAAATAGACTGGTCCCCGTACCACAACCTCATTTTTACCTCACCGCCGGAGCCATGTTTACCTTAAATGACGATATGCGCTTTAAACCGGTAGTACTCCTGAGAGATGATACGAAAGGTCCTTCTTCAATAGATTTAAACGCCTTTGTGCTGTTAAAAGAAAGCCTTTGGATTGGCGGCTTTTACCGCAGTTCATTTGACCTGTATAAAAAAGATTACCAGCAAAACGGACTTTCCAAACAAAACGCCATCGGCGCCATTTTAGAGATTTTTGCATCGCCAAATTTGAGGATCGGCTATTCTTATGATTATGCCTTAAATAAATTGCGCGACTACAATTATGGCAGTCACGAAATTTCAGCAGGTTTTTACATCAACCGCCGAAATTCGACCAGCGACAGACAAGTGAGGTGTTATAAATTTTAA
- a CDS encoding Fic family protein, with translation MKYNWELEHWPDFSFVLTDVEPLLYAFALETGEVNGILQTLPNEIQQEALLQTMISEAIKTSEIEGEFLSRADVLSSIKNKLGINMSPDVVRDKKASGVGELMVDVRKTFKAPLDKDKLWFWHQLLLSSVKGINVGCWRTGDEPMQVISGIIGKERVHFQAPPSSVVPQEMERFINWFNETAPGGKHAINYAPVRAAIVHLYFESIHPFEDGNGRVGRALAEKALSQTLGRPVLLSLSKTIEGQKRVYYKALEQAQKSNDISAWIKYFVKTVLDAQLDAKKLVHFTLFKTKFFDLYRSVLNERQLKAVKKIMDAGSEGFEGGMTAKKYSSINRVSKATATRDLKELVDLKVLLASGAGRSVHYELNMVV, from the coding sequence TTTATGCATTTGCCTTAGAAACGGGTGAAGTGAATGGAATATTGCAGACACTTCCCAACGAGATTCAGCAGGAGGCTCTGTTACAAACTATGATTTCGGAGGCGATCAAAACATCCGAAATTGAAGGGGAGTTTTTAAGCAGGGCAGACGTACTTTCGTCCATAAAAAATAAATTGGGTATTAACATGTCCCCTGATGTTGTGCGTGACAAGAAGGCTTCGGGTGTTGGAGAGCTTATGGTAGATGTAAGAAAAACATTTAAAGCGCCACTGGATAAAGATAAATTATGGTTTTGGCATCAACTGCTGCTTTCGTCTGTAAAAGGAATTAATGTTGGTTGCTGGCGTACCGGGGATGAGCCTATGCAGGTTATATCTGGAATAATAGGTAAAGAAAGGGTTCATTTTCAGGCTCCTCCTTCAAGTGTTGTTCCTCAGGAGATGGAACGTTTTATCAATTGGTTTAATGAAACTGCTCCGGGGGGAAAGCATGCAATCAATTATGCGCCTGTTCGTGCTGCAATTGTTCATCTTTATTTTGAATCCATACATCCTTTTGAGGATGGAAATGGAAGAGTGGGACGTGCTTTGGCTGAAAAAGCTTTATCCCAAACTTTGGGACGACCGGTTTTGCTAAGTTTATCAAAAACTATAGAAGGCCAAAAACGCGTATATTATAAAGCTTTGGAGCAAGCTCAAAAGAGTAATGATATATCGGCCTGGATCAAATATTTTGTAAAGACTGTATTAGATGCGCAGCTTGATGCAAAGAAATTGGTGCACTTTACTTTGTTTAAAACGAAGTTCTTTGACCTTTATCGGTCAGTACTAAATGAAAGGCAGCTTAAAGCGGTAAAAAAAATAATGGACGCAGGATCTGAAGGTTTTGAAGGAGGGATGACAGCTAAAAAATATAGCTCCATTAATAGGGTATCAAAAGCTACTGCAACGAGAGATTTAAAGGAGCTTGTAGACTTGAAGGTGCTTCTCGCCTCTGGAGCAGGTAGGAGCGTACACTACGAGCTTAATATGGTAGTTTAA
- a CDS encoding gliding motility-associated C-terminal domain-containing protein: MFNRKQGFVTSLLLLSATAGFAQSDGPQTVNVPGGSSVKLQASSVNATTYQWIKDGTAITGATSANYNVLLSGTYTVISFNAQGCASDISSPVIVNVGPATSLTADLMINKNSESRSVAINETFEYLIQVKNNGAGNATQIKVNDVLPPELTFEQLVTPMLGFANYNNGSRTILWEISQLNNGQSADLKIKVKAIKAGIIRNTATVTALETDPDQRNNTSTDSKDIAGIIIPNVFTPNGDGLNDTFQIPGLELYEANELTIVNRWGGTVYDKKAYKNDWAATGLNEGTYFYLLKVKTAANKWEVYKGYVTILRSK; the protein is encoded by the coding sequence ATGTTTAACAGAAAACAAGGTTTCGTAACTAGCTTGCTGTTGCTTAGTGCAACGGCAGGCTTTGCGCAATCTGATGGCCCGCAAACCGTAAACGTCCCAGGGGGATCTTCGGTTAAACTGCAGGCTAGTTCTGTTAATGCAACAACTTACCAGTGGATAAAAGACGGAACCGCCATTACGGGTGCTACATCAGCGAATTACAATGTATTACTTTCGGGGACTTATACCGTAATCTCTTTTAACGCCCAGGGCTGTGCTTCGGACATTTCCTCGCCGGTAATTGTAAACGTAGGGCCTGCAACATCCCTTACTGCCGATCTGATGATCAATAAAAACTCGGAATCCAGATCGGTTGCCATCAATGAAACTTTTGAATACCTGATACAGGTAAAAAACAATGGTGCAGGCAATGCCACACAGATAAAAGTAAATGACGTTTTACCGCCCGAACTGACCTTTGAACAACTGGTTACCCCTATGCTGGGGTTCGCCAATTATAACAATGGCAGCCGTACCATCTTATGGGAAATCAGCCAACTCAATAACGGGCAGTCGGCCGACCTGAAAATAAAGGTAAAAGCTATAAAAGCCGGCATCATTAGAAATACCGCCACCGTTACTGCATTGGAAACAGACCCCGATCAGCGAAACAACACCTCAACAGACAGTAAAGACATTGCCGGAATAATCATCCCTAATGTTTTTACACCAAATGGTGACGGCTTGAACGATACCTTCCAGATACCGGGACTGGAACTGTATGAAGCCAATGAGCTGACCATTGTAAACAGATGGGGCGGTACTGTATATGATAAAAAAGCTTACAAAAATGACTGGGCAGCTACAGGACTGAACGAGGGAACCTACTTCTACCTATTGAAAGTAAAAACCGCAGCCAACAAATGGGAAGTTTATAAAGGCTATGTAACCATACTCCGCAGCAAATAA